ACATTACCTCTTTGGCCTTTTCCCTGAAATTGTTCTGTTGCCATAATGGCAGAACCCTCTTCAAGTGGCTTGAAATTTGACAGTTGTTCTTTGAAATAATCATTTGTAGAAGCCACCCGGTCCAACTTTATTAAGTTTAGACCCATGTAAAGTCGCAGAAATGTGTTATTTTGCACAGAAAAGAGGATTAAAGAATTAAAAGATCAAAACTATAATAATTTTTAATGGTTAAAAATAAAAACGCAGGATTATCTTCAAAGCTGGCCGAGATTGCTGTTCATGGAATGCAGGAGAAAAAAGGAAATGAAATAGTGCGGCTTGATTTGAGAAATATTAACAGTTCCGTCTCCGATTATTTTGTAATTTGCCATGCAGACTCAACTACGCAGGTCAATGCGATCGCTAAAAGTGTAGAAGAAGAGATTTTCAAAGCGCTGGGTCAGGATCCCTGGCATAAGGAAGGTCATGGAAACGGAGAATGGATTCTGATTGACTTTGTAGATGTCGTCGTGCATATCTTCAAAACAGAAAAAAGAAGCCATTATGGCATAGAAGATTTATGGGGAGATGCTGATGTCAAGACTTATCAGAGTGCTTAATAGATTTTAGAAAAACATAATTTCACAAACAAGAGAATATAATGAATAAAATACCCAGTAAAAAAGTAACACCCATGCCACCGAAGTTCAATATGATGTGGTTGTGGATCGCTATGATTTTGGGATTTTTTGGATTGCAGTATTTTTTAAACGGAGAGACAGCAAAGCAAACTACCTATAGCGAGTTCGAGTCGAAGATGCTCAATACGGGAGACGTGGAGAAACTCGTTGCCTATAAGAAAAATGATTTAGTTCAGGTCGAAGTATATATTAAACCCAATAAACTAAAAGAAGATAGTAAATATAAAGATGTGGCGCCAACACCGAATGCCCTTAAATTAGGGAATTCTCCGGGTCCTCAGTATACTTTTACAGATGGTTCCTTTGATGCTTTAGAGAAGAAACTAGAAGCTTCTCAGGCTAATGTTGATGCGTCACAACGGATTCGCGTTATCCCTGAAGATCGTTCCAATCCATGGACGGGTTGGTTCGTGACTTTTATGCTTCCTTTGCTTATTATTGTCGTGATCTGGTTGTTCCTGATGCGCAGAATGAATGGCGGAGCTGGCGGTGCGGGTGGTGCTATTTTTAACATCGGTAAATCTAAAGCGCAATTATTCGATAAGGAATCTCAGGTTAATATCACCTTCAATGATGTTGCCGGATTAGAAGAAGCCAAGCAAGAGGTGATGGAAATTGTAGATTTCCTGAAAAACCCTAAGAAATACACGAATTTGGGAGGTAAAATTCCTAAAGGAGCTCTTTTGGTAGGCCCTCCGGGTACAGGTAAGACCTTACTTGCGAAAGCTGTCGCAGGAGAAGCACAGGTTCCTTTCTTTTCACTTTCGGGATCAGATTTTGTGGAGATGTTTGTCGGCGTGGGTGCATCCCGTGTTCGTGACCTCTTCAAACAGGCGAAAGAAAAGGCTCCTTGTATTATTTTTATTGATGAGATCGATGCTATTGGTCGTGCCCGCGGAAAAAATTCTATCATGGGCGGTAATGATGAGCGTGAGAACACGTTGAATCAGTTGTTAGTGGAAATGGACGGTTTCGGAACAAATCTGGGCGTTATTATTCTTGCTGCAACTAACCGTATTGATGTATTAGATACTGCATTGTTGCGTCCGGGACGTTTTGACCGTCAGATTTCAATTGATAAGCCGGATTTAATAGGTAGAGAGCAGATTTTCAATGTTCACCTGAAACCATTAAAACTTTCCGCTTCTGTTGATGCCAAAAAATTATCTGCACAGACACCGGGATTTGCCGGTGCCGAAATTGCAAATGTGTGTAATGAGGCGGCTTTGATCGCAGCTCGTAAGGATAAGAAAGAAATCGATATGCAGGACTTTCAGGATGCGATAGACCGCGTGATCGGAGGCCTTGAAAAGAAAAATAAAATTATCTCTCCGGAGGAGAAAAAAATTGTGGCTTATCACGAAGCCGGACATGCTATTGCAGGTTGGTTTCTGGAGCACGCTGATCCTTTGGTTAAAGTTTCTATTGTTCCACGTGGAGTCGCTGCCCTGGGTTATGCGCAGTACCTGCCTAAAGAACAATTCCTGTATACTACAGAGCAATTGCTGGATAGTATGTGTATGACTATGGGCGGACGTGTAGCCGAAGACATCACATTTGGACGTATTTCTACCGGAGCTCAGAATGACCTGGAACGTATTACAAAGCTGGCATATGCTATGACTGCTGTCTATGGTATGAACCATAAAGTGGGTAATATATCTTTCAGAGACAGTTCAGGAGAATCTCAATTCCAGAAGCCATATTCTGATCAGACAGCAGAACTTATTGATGAAGAAGTAAGAACGTTGATTTCTGCAGTGTATGAGCGTACAAGAGAGCTATTGCTGGAAAATCAGGAAGGATTGATCAAGATTGCAGAAAAACTTCTTGAGAAAGAAATCTTATTCCAGTCTGATCTCGAAGAGATTCTGGGTAAACGCCCTTTCGTAAACAGAACAACTTATGACGAATTTGTAAATGGTAAGTCTTCCGGTGTTCCGCAGACACAGTTGCCGATTCCTCCTATACCGGAAGAGTCTGCAGAAGGAATTGCTGAACAAAAAAACCAGGATTCCTCTAATTCGTAATTAAATAAAACGGATCACGATGTACTGTAACTCTGCTTACGGTACATCGTTTTTTATAGCCGTCAATACTTCTCCAATGAACATCAAGAATACGACCGCAAAAGAAAAGATGCTGAAAAAAATTCGGCAGGCTCTTTTACAGAAAAGAGAAAATCCGCATCCGGATTTTGAAGACTCCCCTTTGTATAAAGATGAGGAGGAATCATTGGATGTAACCTTTGCGCGCGAATTCACTGCCATATCAGGCAAATTTGTTTATTGCGACGGAGAGATTAACCTGATTGAAAATCTGATTGCCTTTGCTGAACAGCAGAATGTAACACGAATCTACGGCTGGGAAGAGAGTATCAAACAGCTTTTGGGGCAATATGGCTTCCCGTTAATGAAAGATGATCAGAATTTTGAACAGGCACAGGTCGGCATTACAGCGTGCGAAGCTTTAATTGCAAGGAATGGAAGTATTATGATTTCCAATGCAAATGCAGGAGGACGCCGGTTAAGCATTTATCCGCCTGTACATATTGTGATTGCCAAAGCCTCTCAATTGGTGATGGATGTAAAGCATGCGCTTAATGGAATAAAGCAAAAATACGGAGATCGTCTCCCGACAATGATTACCACTATTACAGGCCCAAGCCGTACAGCAGATATAGAGAAGATGCTGGTGCTGGGTGCACATGGTCCAAAGGAATTATATGTATTCATGCTGGAGGACAGATTTTAGTATGGAAAACATCAACTATTTTATACAATCACCCGTATCCAGTGTAATTTTTATACTTACTATCGGACTTAGCCTTTACCTGTTTTCTAATCAACATCTTTTTGGTAAACTGATGTTGCATCCTTACAGTGTATACCGTAAGCATCGAATTTATACAATCTTTACGAGCGGACTTATCCACAAAGACTGGGGGCACCTGCTCTTCAATATGATTACCTTCTATTATTTTGGATTCGGACTTGAGTCCATTTTTGCCGGAATCAGTGTATGGGGGCATTTTTTGTTCGCAGTACTTTACCTTTTAAGTCTAGTCCTGAGTGATATACCGACGATTTTACAACAAAAGAACAATCCCGGATATTATAGTCTGGGCGCATCCGGAGCAATAAGCGCTGTCTTATTTGGTTACATTCTGTTTGACCCTCAGGCAGAACTGGGTATATTTTTTGTTATTCCCATGAAAGCTTATTTGTTTGCCGTACTGTTTATGGGCTATAGTTACTGGGCGTCCAGAAAAGCAAATGACGGGATTAATCATAGTGCCCACCTGTTTGGTGCCCTTGCAGGACTGTTGCTGACTGTTTTGTTCTTCCCGGATGTTATACAACACTTTATGAGTCAGTTTTGATGCCGATTCCTTTTGATCGTAGAAAAGTACATTTACTAATCTAATCCATTACCTATATGGCAAAAATCATAATCCTCTCCTTTTTCTGTATACTGTTATTGTCTTCCTGTAATTCGAGCAGTTCTCAGGGGAATGATAAACCAAAAACTAAAAATGTGACTATCGCTCATGTTGCGAAACCAGAAGGGTGTACTGTTGAAGAGGTGGTCAGAAAGCTAAGTGAGTTAGAGGAGATCAAAGAACAGAAAGCTGTTTTGGATTCTTTATTCTCTGATAAGCCTAATATTTCTTTTATGGTAGATAGTGCCGATATTAATGGCAAACAGGTTTATACAGTTACTGCCGGCTATAACGGTGAATTACGATACGAGCCTTACTACCATTTCTACGTCAATAAAGCGACCTGCGGAGATATTGAGGTGATGGATGTGGTTAATGGTGACTACCTCCCATTGGAGGAATGGCGAAAAAGCCGATAAGAACTAACCAGCCCAATTCTCTCTATCCAGGCTTCTGAAATGGATAGCTTCAGCAAGATGCTCATTTCGGATATGTGCAGATTCTTCCATATCTGCTATTGTGCGGGCCACTTTCAGAATACGGTCGTAGGCTCTTGCTGACAAACCAAGTCTGTCCATTGCTGCTTTGAGTAGTTGTGTCCCTGTCTCATCCAGAATACACACTTCACGAACTGTTTTTGTGCTCATCTGTGCATTACTATGTATGGTTTGTAAGTGTGCAAATCGTTGTAGCTGCACATGGCGAGCCTTTATGACGCGTTCACGGATAACAGAACTTTTCTCTGCGATCCTGACGGAAGAAAGTTCTTTAAAATCCACAGGAGTCACTTCAACATGCAGATCAATACGATCTAATAAAGGGCCTGATATTTTACTCAGGTATCTCTTCACTATATTTTTTGCGCATATACATTCTTTTTCCGGATGATTATAGAATCCACAGGGACAGGGATTCATGGCGGCAATAAGCATAAAACTAGCCGGGTAATCAACTGAAAACCGGGCTCTGGATATGGTAATGGTCCGGGATTCCAAAGGCTGACGCATGACTTCTAATACCGAGCGTTTGAATTCAGGAAGCTCGTCAAGGAAAAGCACTCCGTTATGTGAAAGGGAGATCTCGCCAGGTTGAGGGTGTGTTCCTCCACCTACAAGTGCTACATCTGATATCGTGTGGTGCGGAGCGCGAAAAGGTCTTACTGTCATCAGAGATCCGGTGACAGGAAGCTGACCCGCAACAGAGTGAATTTTTGTTGTTTCTAATGATTCGTCAATATTGAGTGGAGGTAATATAGTTGGAAGTCGCTTAGCGAGCATAGTTTTGCCTGATCCGGGAGGGCCGATAAGGATGACATTATGTCCGCCTGCTGCTGCGATCTCCAGTGCACGTTTAATGTTTTCCTGCCCTTTTACTTCCGCAAAGTCAGCATCGTAATTATTAATATTCCGGAGAAATTCATCGTTGATATTGACATGCG
The Sphingobacterium spiritivorum genome window above contains:
- the rsfS gene encoding ribosome silencing factor, which gives rise to MVKNKNAGLSSKLAEIAVHGMQEKKGNEIVRLDLRNINSSVSDYFVICHADSTTQVNAIAKSVEEEIFKALGQDPWHKEGHGNGEWILIDFVDVVVHIFKTEKRSHYGIEDLWGDADVKTYQSA
- the ftsH gene encoding ATP-dependent zinc metalloprotease FtsH; protein product: MNKIPSKKVTPMPPKFNMMWLWIAMILGFFGLQYFLNGETAKQTTYSEFESKMLNTGDVEKLVAYKKNDLVQVEVYIKPNKLKEDSKYKDVAPTPNALKLGNSPGPQYTFTDGSFDALEKKLEASQANVDASQRIRVIPEDRSNPWTGWFVTFMLPLLIIVVIWLFLMRRMNGGAGGAGGAIFNIGKSKAQLFDKESQVNITFNDVAGLEEAKQEVMEIVDFLKNPKKYTNLGGKIPKGALLVGPPGTGKTLLAKAVAGEAQVPFFSLSGSDFVEMFVGVGASRVRDLFKQAKEKAPCIIFIDEIDAIGRARGKNSIMGGNDERENTLNQLLVEMDGFGTNLGVIILAATNRIDVLDTALLRPGRFDRQISIDKPDLIGREQIFNVHLKPLKLSASVDAKKLSAQTPGFAGAEIANVCNEAALIAARKDKKEIDMQDFQDAIDRVIGGLEKKNKIISPEEKKIVAYHEAGHAIAGWFLEHADPLVKVSIVPRGVAALGYAQYLPKEQFLYTTEQLLDSMCMTMGGRVAEDITFGRISTGAQNDLERITKLAYAMTAVYGMNHKVGNISFRDSSGESQFQKPYSDQTAELIDEEVRTLISAVYERTRELLLENQEGLIKIAEKLLEKEILFQSDLEEILGKRPFVNRTTYDEFVNGKSSGVPQTQLPIPPIPEESAEGIAEQKNQDSSNS
- a CDS encoding lactate utilization protein C, with translation MNIKNTTAKEKMLKKIRQALLQKRENPHPDFEDSPLYKDEEESLDVTFAREFTAISGKFVYCDGEINLIENLIAFAEQQNVTRIYGWEESIKQLLGQYGFPLMKDDQNFEQAQVGITACEALIARNGSIMISNANAGGRRLSIYPPVHIVIAKASQLVMDVKHALNGIKQKYGDRLPTMITTITGPSRTADIEKMLVLGAHGPKELYVFMLEDRF
- a CDS encoding rhomboid family intramembrane serine protease: MENINYFIQSPVSSVIFILTIGLSLYLFSNQHLFGKLMLHPYSVYRKHRIYTIFTSGLIHKDWGHLLFNMITFYYFGFGLESIFAGISVWGHFLFAVLYLLSLVLSDIPTILQQKNNPGYYSLGASGAISAVLFGYILFDPQAELGIFFVIPMKAYLFAVLFMGYSYWASRKANDGINHSAHLFGALAGLLLTVLFFPDVIQHFMSQF
- a CDS encoding YifB family Mg chelatase-like AAA ATPase → MLVKTYCSAVYGIQATTITVEVNISPGVKYYIVGLPDNAVKESLQRIETAILTSGYRMPRQKIVVNLAPADIRKEGSSYDLAIATAILAASGQLIADKMDQYVILGELSLDGKVQPVKGSLPIAVQASKDGFKGVILPSANAREAAIVEGLEALGVESFQDVIDFFDKKKVLEATHVNINDEFLRNINNYDADFAEVKGQENIKRALEIAAAGGHNVILIGPPGSGKTMLAKRLPTILPPLNIDESLETTKIHSVAGQLPVTGSLMTVRPFRAPHHTISDVALVGGGTHPQPGEISLSHNGVLFLDELPEFKRSVLEVMRQPLESRTITISRARFSVDYPASFMLIAAMNPCPCGFYNHPEKECICAKNIVKRYLSKISGPLLDRIDLHVEVTPVDFKELSSVRIAEKSSVIRERVIKARHVQLQRFAHLQTIHSNAQMSTKTVREVCILDETGTQLLKAAMDRLGLSARAYDRILKVARTIADMEESAHIRNEHLAEAIHFRSLDRENWAG